One segment of Ziziphus jujuba cultivar Dongzao chromosome 12, ASM3175591v1 DNA contains the following:
- the LOC125418608 gene encoding delta(24)-sterol reductase: MSDLEAPLRPKRKKVWVDYFVKFRWIIVIFVVLPISFTIYFLTYLGDVRSEWKSFKQRQKEHDENVKKVVKRLKQRNPSKDGLVCTARKPWIAVGMRNVDYKRARHFEVDLSSFRNVLDIDKERMIARVEPLVNMGQITRVTVPMNLSLAVVAELDDLTVGGLINGYGIEGSSHLYGLFSDTVVAYEIVLADGRVVRATRDNEYSDLFFAIPWSQGTLGLLVAAEIKLIPIKEYMKLTYKPVVGNIKDLAQGYMDSFAPRDGDQDNPEKVPDFVETMIYSSTQAVCMTGVYASKEEAKKKGNVINSVGWWFKPWFYQHAETALKRGEFVEYIPTREYYHRHTRCLYWEGKLILPFGDQWWFRFLFGWLMPPKVSLLKATQGEAIRNYYHEMHVIQDMLVPLYKVGDALEWVHREMEVYPIWLCPHRLYKLPVKTMVYPEPGFELHRRQGDTEYAQMYTDVGVYYSPGPVLRGEVFDGAEAVRNMEKWLIENHGFQPQYAVSELTEKNFWRMFDAGLYEQCRRKYGAVGTFMSVYYKSKKGRKTEKEVQEAEQAHLETAYAEVDQPVD, encoded by the exons ATGTCAGACCTTGAGGCTCCCTTGCGCCCGAAGAGGAAGAAGGTTTGGGTGGACTATTTTGTTAAGTTCCGAtggattattgttatttttgttgtcCTCCCTATCTCCTTCACAATTTACTTTCTTACATATCTGGGGGACGTTAGATCAGAATGGAAGTCCTTCAAGCAGCGCCAGAAGGAACATGATGAAAATGTGAAGAAAGTTGTAAAACGTCTGAAACAAAGAAACCCATCAAAAGATGGTCTTGTATGCACAGCACGTAAACCCTGGATTGCTGTTGGGATGCGGAATGTTGACTATAAGAGGGCCCGACATTTTGAGGTTGATCTATCTTCTTTCCGGAATGTCCTTGATATTGACAAAGAGAGAATGATTGCTAGAGTTGAGCCCTTAGTGAACATGGGACAGATAACAAGGGTGACAGTCCCTATGAATCTTTCTCTTGCAGTTGTTGCTGAGCTCGATGATCTTACTGTTGGTGGTCTCATTAATGGCTATGGGATTGAAGGAAGCTCTCACCTTTATGGCTTGTTCTCTGACACTGTTGTGGCTTATGAGATTGTGCTAGCAGATGGCCGGGTTGTTAGAGCCACTAGAGATAACGAGTACTCTGATCTTTTCTTTGCTATTCCATGGTCTCAGGGAACACTGGGCCTTCTTGTTGCTGCAGAGATCAAACTTATACCAATTAAGGAATACATGAAGTTGACATACAAACCAGTGGTGGGTAATATTAAAGATCTTGCACAGGGATACATGGATTCTTTTGCTCCCCGAGATGGAGATCAGGATAACCCTGAAAAGGTTCCAGATTTTGTTGAGACCATGATCTACTCTTCAACACAAGCTGTGTGCATGACAGGAGTATATGCATCTAAAGAAGAGGCTAAGAAGAAAGGGAATGTGATAAACAGTGTTGGGTGGTGGTTTAAACCCTGGTTCTACCAGCATGCAGAAACAGCACTAAAGAGAGGTGAGTTTGTGGAGTATATCCCAACTAGAGAATACTACCACAGGCACACTAGGTGTTTGTACTGGGAGGGAAAGCTTATTCTTCCGTTTGGAGATCAGTGGTGGTTTAGGTTTCTCTTTGGTTGGCTGATGCCACCAAAGGTTTCCCTGCTCAAGGCTACTCAGGGAGAAGCCATCAGAAACTATTACCATGAGATGCACGTCATCCAGGACATGCTTGTTCCTCTATACAAGGTTGGGGATGCTCTAGAGTGGGTCCACCGAGAGATGGAG GTATATCCCATTTGGCTCTGTCCTCACAGATTGTATAAGCTCCCAGTCAAAACTATGGTGTATCCTGAACCAGGCTTTGAGCTGCACCGCAGGCAGGGAGATACAGAGTATGCTCAGATGTATACAGATGTTGGAGTCTATTATTCCCCGGGTCCTGTTTTGAGGGGTGAAGTTTTTGATGGTGCGGAGGCAGTTAGGAACATGGAGAAATGGCTGATTGAAAATCATGGGTTCCAACCACAATATGCAGTTTCTGAGCTGACTGAGAAAAACTTCTGGAGAATGTTTGATGCTGGGCTTTATGAGCAATGCAGGAGAAAGTATGGAGCTGTGGGAACTTTCATGAGTGTGTACTACAAGTCCAAGAAGGGGAGGAAGACCGAGAAGGAGGTGCAGGAAGCTGAACAAGCTCACCTCGAGACTGCCTATGCTGAGGTTGATCAGCCAGTCGACTGA